Within Metabacillus sp. KUDC1714, the genomic segment ACAATACGTAACCAAAATTATGATACAAGTCGTTCAAATAGTGGATGAATGTTAGCTCTAAATAATCTCCAATAAACCTTATATAAATGAGCTTGGGAAAAATTTAACCCAAGCTCATTTCCGAATTATCACAAATATTCTATCTCCTAAATGTAATAAAGTCTGTATTAATTGGTTCCATCCCATCTACCCTAAGTAACAAATTAATTTGTCCTCGATGATATTGACCATGTAGTGCAACATGAGTTAGTATGTCTCTTAAAGAATTGCTGAACTCTTTGCCTGTACTATTTTTGTATAAAACAAATTGATCTAGTTTCATATCTGATTTTGTCGTAAGAAATTCTTTAAAGTTTTTATTATTCTGTTCAACTAAATCTACACAAGCCTCTAAATCTACATCCGCCCAAATTGGTAATTTTGTACTATTTATTCTATTTATTCTAGTAAACCATACATGTTCTGCAAAAAGGATATGTGAAAATAATCTAATAGCTTGTTTTTGGTTCTCGCCATCAGTAGTTTGTAAGGTTTTAAGAATTCGACAATTAGCCCAGTTTAAATGTTCAAACATAATACGAATTGTTTCCATGTGACGACCTCCTGTTTATGATTAATCTTATATTTTCAACTTCAATAATCATTTTCCTCCTTCAACGATCTTGCACTTTAGTTTAAGTCCATTACATTTTCTATAAGTAAAAAGCTTACTCAATGAGTAAGCTTAACCGCTATAAACACTATCACATGTTCCACCTTTTGGTTCATAATAACAATGATTTTTATATTGGCCAGCAAAAGGTTGACCATACCATGTTGGAGGACATGGCGCATATGGATTAAAATACCAAAGAGCATATTTCCCTGGGTGTTGTCTCCAATAATCCAAATTCTTTTTTGCTAATCTTTTTTCAACTGATCTCGCTCTTTGATAAAATACATTCCCTTTTTGAACAGCTTCAAAAGAAAAATTTCCTCCTTGTACTTGAAAAATGACATGTGAAATTGTTCTTAAATTTTTAAAGTCTAAACAATTTGCTTTAAGACGATTAACAATAACATTTCCAACATATAACATCCCCTGTTTTCCTTCGCCTTCGGCTTCTGCTCTCATCATCCTTGCCATTAAATCAACGTCTGAGCTTTTGTAATTTACTCTTGGCATTTTATCACCTCCAAAATATAGTATGAAAAAAAGCCTATCTTAATGAAATTGTTAATAAAATATAAAATAAGAATACTTAATTCTTTATTAATTGGTCACGGTCGTCTGCTTGTGGAGGTTCCTCCAGCCAACCGTGTTTAATCATAATATTAGCTCCATCTTCAGCATAAAGTGAAATTTCTGGAATTAATGAAGCATATTTCAATCCTATGTCTCTTCTAGGACTTGCAGCCATCGCTGCACCGTAATTCCCAATTCCAGCTGCAATCATTGCTGATACGTGAAACATGATTAGTTTGTCAGAGAAAACACTGGTAGTTGAATCTGTTATAGATGAATCCCAACTCATTGGTGCTGGTAAGTCCTCTTTTTTCATGTAGTTACTAAAGATATCTATATGCTTTTGTGCAATTTGTTTTCCTCTTACTAAATATTGTTTCACTTCCTCATCTTGAACTGTTTGTGCAAACGCTGTGATAAGAGCTTTACCAATCGCATTTGTTTGTATATTTAAGAACAAATGACTGATTTCAACCGAAGTAAGTGCCCTTCTACTTCCCGTAAATCCTGCTAAAAAGTGTTGTTTCTTTACAAAATCTACTTTATCTGGAACGGATATATATGGAGGTTTAATATAAGTACCTTGTTTTAACATCAATTCACGAGTTAAATCTTGCATCATAACCGCATCAGTTAATACACGTTTATGAAAAGTAACCACATCTAAACGTGTTACCATCCCCAACGCGGCACTATTAGCTGCCATTGCAAGAATAGACATTTGACGAAAATACATTAAGACAAATGTATCTGAAAAAAGTCTTGGTGCTTGCAGATTTACGTCTTGGTCCGTAAAACCAATAGGTATAGGGAATCCCTCTTTTTTAAAGATGTTCTGCATAGTAGAAAGATTCGTGTTTGCGATCTTTAAAGTTTTTTCAATGCTGGGCCGTACTTCCTCATCTTCTACTTTTTCTAAAAAATGTTTTCCGACACAAACAGCTAAAGTGTCGTTTATATACTGAGACCATAAAGTAGACATTTCCGCAGCTGTTAAACGAATTTTTGTCTTTTCTTCCATTGAAAGAACCTCCTAATTAAATGCATCAAGAATAATATCCCCAATATGGAAAAATATATATATGACACTTAACACTTAATCTAAAATAACCAAACATGATCTACTAAATAAAAAAAGCGTCTCTACTTATTGTAGAAACGCATCGTTTGTTCGTAAATCCTTCAAATTTTAATGAAGTAATGTCTATGAAATTAAATGTTTTTTAAACTAATATTTATAAGATTGACCACCATCAATTGGAATGACGGCTGAATTTATAAAGTTTGCTTCATTAGATAATAAGAAAGCCACTAAATAACCAACTTCTTCTGGCTTTCCAAACCGCTTCATTGGGTTTGGCTGAACAAATTGTTTTCCTACCTCTTCCCAATTTTCTGGGTCGATTTGTTTTAATGAACCTTCGACCATTGGTGTCATAATTGCCCCTGGTGCAATGGCATTGATACTTATACCAAATTGACCATATTCAATGCCAGAGTTTCTTGTTAATCCCACTACACCATGCTTACTTGCTGCATAGCCTGACTGATTACCTACACCCCTAATACCTCCAACTGAAGCAGTATTCACAATCTTTCCAGATCCTTGTTTTTTCATTACTTCAAGCACATATTTCATCCCAAAGAAAACTCCATTTAAATTGACTCCTACTACTTTTCGAAATTCGTCTATGCCATAATCTTCAGTAAGGTTCTGCTTTCCTTCGATTCCAGCATTATTAAAGAATCCATCTATCTTACTGTACTTTTCTATTGTTTTACTTACATACGTTTTTACTTCTTCTTCATTAGAGACATCTGCAGTAAGTAAAAGCACCTCTGCTTCTGCTGCTACTTCTAATATGAGCTTTTTTGTCTCCTCTAAAGCTTGATTATTTAAATCAACTAATGAAAGTTTTGCCCCCTCTTTTGCAACTTGTATTGCAGAAGCTTGTCCCAAACCAGACCCAGCACCAGTAATTAAAATGACTTTTCCCTCAAAACGATTACTCATTAGAATCTTCCTCTCTTTTATGTAGTAATAACAACACCTTGTTCCAGCATTAACTGAACATTATTATGAGGTAAATCTTGTGGTCCGAAAATAGTTCCGAGATAAAAAGTAAAATCAGCACGACCAGCTTTACCTTAACTTACAATACCCGCTTATTCGTTATTTCATGCTTACGTGCTAAATCTAATTTTAAAATAATTTTATCAAGCTGGACCGGAGCTACTATTAGAACAATCCAATATTATGACTAAATTGGATTACTTGTTGTTTGAAGATCAGTATTTAATTAAAGCAAGCGTAACTGTTGAAAAATTGCTGGAAAGGTAGGATTGGATTCGTTAGAGATTGTTAATGTCCCACTTAATGGATATGTTGTTTGTAAAATTACTTCGTTACTCTTTTTCATATTCTACCTTCCCTTGCTTTTTAGACTTATTAATATATGAAAGTACTGTTACGCCCATTTTCTTTTAGCCAGCATCACATCAATATTGATTATAATAGCCATGTTATCCACCTCAGACTATTAATTCATTTTCTGATTTTATATCGATGACTTTATGTAAAAGTGATATACAATAAAACATTATTGTTTTTTGTTGTATTATTATTGTTACATAACTAAGTTTTTCATTATTAAAAAAGATAAAAAAGCATTCCTCATTACAGAGAAATGCTTTATAAAACTTAAAACTATTTAATTTATAAATTGTACTACTAGTTAAATAAGAAAAAATGCCTTTCCTAAAACGTCGCGCACTTTAGTTCAAGAAGTCCATCTAAATTAACTTTTCAAACAATTATTCTAATCTAAAATTCAACATAGTTCTTCCATTAATTTTATTTCCTTCTTTCCATAAAAACTCTAAAGCATACTGTGCATCAATATTCTCTTCATCAACTTCAATTTCTAAAGGAGTATTAGTAATGTCTATATTTACCTTTTTTATCACTTCATAATTATCCGTGTTTATTTGAAGTAGGTTTATTTTAGTAGGATGTGGTTTCATTTTATGCCAATCAATTAGTATATCATCGCCTATCTCAACATCCCCAGAGTGAATGTCTGGGTAATTATATGCGCTATTGTCACTACAATTATTCCAACATACTTCGGAATAACTATTATCAAATACCACACCATCTGCCCCAACTGAATTAACCTTTTTAATCGAAGGAATTTCCATAAGTGTGAACTCTGGAAGCTTACCATCAGTTATTTTTGTTTGCCCGCTTGATTTGTCGATAACAATATTCCCTACATATTGAGCACTGTTAGCTGAATCAATAAATTTAACTTCTAATACATAAGTCCCTTCGTTTGTTGGGAATTGAAATTCTCTATTATCATTCAATTCGATGTCGATTTGTTCTCCATTTTTCCATAAAGTAGCTGTTACTGTGGGGTCTGTCCAAATATCTCCACCATTTTCTTCATTCTCTTTAAATTCCAAAGAAGCATCTTGGTTTTGAGAAACCTTAATTTTATCTTGTGATAATCCAAATTCTTCGATATTATCTATTGTTTTTTCTACATCTCCACTCGTTGAACTCCAACTAATATTTGCTTCTGTTAATTGCGTTTGTTGATCTTGCAAACCAATTTCTAATTGTAAAAGAGCAGTTGGAACACCAACATCGTAATCCTCGCCAAAACACCCTGTCAGTGCAAAGATAAAAAGCATTCCTACAAATAATTTCAAAAGTTTGTACATAATAAGTCACTCCTTAAATTGTTACCACCAATCCTTATAAGCTTCACTTTTTAATCAACTCTTCTACCCCGTTAAACAAGGCTGTTAGTTCAACAATTTCGGTGTACTGCGTACTACCTATATATTAGATTTTATAAAATAATAAACATGTTTTTCGTATGTTATAATAATCAAACTGAGAGGAGGTTTGTAAATGACTGGTGATGCAATTTTTGCTCTTTTTCCGATTATAACTTTTTTGTTTTACATAGCTCCCGTTGTATTCATAATATGGTTTCTATTAAAATTTCTAAAAATACAACAGGAAAAGAATCGTATACTAAAAAATATATCTGATAAGCTTGATAAGCCCAATTAACTACCAACTGAAAGAGTGTTCTGCTCTTTCTTTTTTAATACATACCTATGTCACATTTTTCTTTAAATACGCATTAAAGAGAATCTCTCTTGTTTCCACGTACCTGCTCCGTTAGTTCAAAAAAAATGAGTTGCAGCTACAACCCTTTATTCAACTATAGCACCCGTTCATTTAATAAGAAAAAAGCTACCAAGAATGGCAGCTGGTTCTTCAGCTCAAGCACCTGATAGTTTAAGAAGAAATCTTTAAAGTTGGAGGTCTAAATCATTTAAAGTCCCATTCAATATTTATCTGATTTTCTCCGCCAACTCTAAAATAATTCCCTCTGGACCACGAATGTAGCATAACTTATAACTTTCTTCATATTGCTGTATCTCACTAAAGATTTCCGTGCCTTTCTTTTTCAATTTTGCAACAATAGCTTCAATATCTTCAACAGCAAAGCAAATATGTCGGATACCCAGCGTATTTGCAAAAGGTTGCTGAATATCTTTTTCATCTGACGGCGTATAAAATTTGACTAGCTCTATCCATGTCTGACCATCTGGCATCCCCATTCCTACACATGCCGTTTTAACATCATTAAGCCCAACTATTCTTTCCAACTGTTCTCCTTCCAATTCCCATTCCGCTTGCACTTCAAGTCCTAAATCAAGAAAAAACGCTTTAGCCTCTGAAAGATCATTTACGTTTATACTCACATGATCTATTCTATTGATCTTCATATCTCATACCTCCTATATTCCTGTTATTTTCAATACCTGTATTCGTGTTAGGTTTGTTTGAAATTCTAATTCGCTTAAAACAGAAAATATCCTTCTTCAACAAACTGCCCCATATATACAGTATTCGTTTCAAAACATTGATATGGTACACCTTTTATCATTGTTTACATGTAACCGTAGATAAGCGTTTAAGGGCTTGACTTGGAGCCTCTGTGGGCATGATTGGTCTTGAAAGGCTGAAGCCGTTGTTTCATCAGGCATGCGAGCCTATCATACCCACCCCTCCAAGTAAAGCCCTATCTTTATTAACGTTAAAAACTATAATTACTTACTGAAGATAATAAGTAAACAAAGATAGGAGATAGGCTATTTTTGTTTACTTATTAACTATGAATACGGTCAAAAATCATACTGTATATATGCACCCTATAGTTCAATAAGAGAAACAGACCAGCTAGTAATCGGGTCTCTTGCTTATTATTTTTCAGGTTTAATATAGGGGACAATTTGTGCAGTGGCACCGACTGAAGCACCACGAATTATATCTTGATTTTCTAAGGCTTTGAAATTTTCTGTTTGACCAGTGAGCATTACTCCTATAATCTTCACTTTATCAAATGGTTTATTTTTATTTGAAGTTAAAAATTCCTGGATTGTTTCGTTATCACCATTAGCATCATATTGTTCTAGTGCATCAATAAAACTATTATACGCCTCTTTCGGTGAATCAGATGGATCAAATCCATAAACCGGCATACCAGAAGGTCCGTTACTTTCATCGACAATTGGTGATGTCATATGCAACCATACGATGTTTAAATTATCGGGTATTTTTGCTTGTATTTCTTGAAAGGTATAAGGTTGATCGAAAGAAATGGCAACTTCCGCAACGTGATTCTCCATTTGTGAAATTTCCCCTAGTTCGTTTTGTACACCATCATAGTTTTTTTGAATAGATGGATGATAAAATGTTGCAACTTTATTCTTTGTTTGTTTGTCATACTCATAAAGTTCTGTATCAGACCAATGAATGCCCGGTATTAATTCATTGTGATCTATATTGTTACGAATCCAATCATACGAACTAGTAAGCGTGCTCCATTGAACTAAATAGCCATTAATATTTTTGGACCGATTCGTGATAATATTGCCGCCAAACATTGATGAACTACTTGTAACTTGAGAGTCGATTTGAATATTAGGTTCGGCAATGGCATTATGTAAAAAAAGCTTTTCGTGAAGTCTTGTTGAACTTTTCGCTGCAAAGTAATTGCCTGTTTTATAAAGGATTGGTAATAGAATTAATACGACAATAATTGAAGTAATAATGATTTTTAGTAGTTGTTTTCGTTTAGCCTTTTTTAACGCACCATTTAACGAATTGTCCATTATTGTTTTCCTCCTACTTTTGAGTGGATAAATTTACGTGAACGATATAATTTTTGCTTGACACTGCCTACTCGAATGTCCAAAATAAGAGCAATTTCCTCGTATGAAAAATCATAGTAATACTTTAAAAAGAAAATTTCTTTGTATTCTTTTTTGATGTCTTTTAATAAATAGAAAATCTCGTCCTTATTTAAAATCTTGTCAAATTCGCAATCTATGTGTTGGAGCTTTGAATAAATTTCCTCAGTTAAGTAAATGTTTTGCTGCTCCTTTTTTCGTTTTAAGTCAATATATTGATTGAGTGATACTCTAAAAAACCAAGGACGTATATTGCTCTCTGTTAGGTCATCCAACAGTGTATAGACTTTGTAAAAGGTGTCTTGAATTATATCTTCTGCTTCCTCTTTTTTGGATCCTCTCGCCAGTAATAAATCGAACACTTCCTCTCCTAATTTGATAAGATAGGAGGCGAGCACATTTTCTTTTTTCATCTTTGATCCTCCCTATACTTATACAACGAATGAGCAATAATAAATGTATACACTAAAATTAATTTAATGGTAAAGTTTTTCTATATTACCTGGGGCTATGTTACCGAAATTAATTTAGAATCAATAACTTTAATAACCTCC encodes:
- a CDS encoding DUF3231 family protein, coding for MEEKTKIRLTAAEMSTLWSQYINDTLAVCVGKHFLEKVEDEEVRPSIEKTLKIANTNLSTMQNIFKKEGFPIPIGFTDQDVNLQAPRLFSDTFVLMYFRQMSILAMAANSAALGMVTRLDVVTFHKRVLTDAVMMQDLTRELMLKQGTYIKPPYISVPDKVDFVKKQHFLAGFTGSRRALTSVEISHLFLNIQTNAIGKALITAFAQTVQDEEVKQYLVRGKQIAQKHIDIFSNYMKKEDLPAPMSWDSSITDSTTSVFSDKLIMFHVSAMIAAGIGNYGAAMAASPRRDIGLKYASLIPEISLYAEDGANIMIKHGWLEEPPQADDRDQLIKN
- a CDS encoding DinB family protein, which produces METIRIMFEHLNWANCRILKTLQTTDGENQKQAIRLFSHILFAEHVWFTRINRINSTKLPIWADVDLEACVDLVEQNNKNFKEFLTTKSDMKLDQFVLYKNSTGKEFSNSLRDILTHVALHGQYHRGQINLLLRVDGMEPINTDFITFRR
- a CDS encoding VOC family protein, whose protein sequence is MKINRIDHVSINVNDLSEAKAFFLDLGLEVQAEWELEGEQLERIVGLNDVKTACVGMGMPDGQTWIELVKFYTPSDEKDIQQPFANTLGIRHICFAVEDIEAIVAKLKKKGTEIFSEIQQYEESYKLCYIRGPEGIILELAEKIR
- a CDS encoding RNA polymerase sigma factor, which encodes MKKENVLASYLIKLGEEVFDLLLARGSKKEEAEDIIQDTFYKVYTLLDDLTESNIRPWFFRVSLNQYIDLKRKKEQQNIYLTEEIYSKLQHIDCEFDKILNKDEIFYLLKDIKKEYKEIFFLKYYYDFSYEEIALILDIRVGSVKQKLYRSRKFIHSKVGGKQ
- a CDS encoding sigma factor regulator N-terminal domain-containing protein, translating into MDNSLNGALKKAKRKQLLKIIITSIIVVLILLPILYKTGNYFAAKSSTRLHEKLFLHNAIAEPNIQIDSQVTSSSSMFGGNIITNRSKNINGYLVQWSTLTSSYDWIRNNIDHNELIPGIHWSDTELYEYDKQTKNKVATFYHPSIQKNYDGVQNELGEISQMENHVAEVAISFDQPYTFQEIQAKIPDNLNIVWLHMTSPIVDESNGPSGMPVYGFDPSDSPKEAYNSFIDALEQYDANGDNETIQEFLTSNKNKPFDKVKIIGVMLTGQTENFKALENQDIIRGASVGATAQIVPYIKPEK
- a CDS encoding cell wall hydrolase, translating into MPRVNYKSSDVDLMARMMRAEAEGEGKQGMLYVGNVIVNRLKANCLDFKNLRTISHVIFQVQGGNFSFEAVQKGNVFYQRARSVEKRLAKKNLDYWRQHPGKYALWYFNPYAPCPPTWYGQPFAGQYKNHCYYEPKGGTCDSVYSG
- a CDS encoding SDR family oxidoreductase, whose product is MSNRFEGKVILITGAGSGLGQASAIQVAKEGAKLSLVDLNNQALEETKKLILEVAAEAEVLLLTADVSNEEEVKTYVSKTIEKYSKIDGFFNNAGIEGKQNLTEDYGIDEFRKVVGVNLNGVFFGMKYVLEVMKKQGSGKIVNTASVGGIRGVGNQSGYAASKHGVVGLTRNSGIEYGQFGISINAIAPGAIMTPMVEGSLKQIDPENWEEVGKQFVQPNPMKRFGKPEEVGYLVAFLLSNEANFINSAVIPIDGGQSYKY